Proteins from a genomic interval of Candidatus Thermoplasmatota archaeon:
- a CDS encoding acetyl-CoA acetyltransferase: MEDRIAVVGAGSTKFRPDTSEQNWKELMFEAASKAYLDAGLNPRKDIDSFVTCAEDYWEGFSIYDEFVPDQLGAAMRPTCTVCGDGLHGLAIACMQIMSGMVDVVAVESHSKISDLNTYNDVVLFAFDPIYNRPLAGHPYYVAGMEMNAFLNGSGNTEEQCAGVASKNMTNALKNPLGAYGKNVGVGDVMGSEPMFSPAKKLDIAELVDGSIVLVLARAEKAKDITDNPVWITGFGWNSGTPWLEGRAWGRASYAEEAAKMAYKMAGIAEPRSEIGFAEVDDKFSYKELMHLEAVGLAGKGQAGNDLENGRFQPDGDIPINASGGSLGCGNLIEASGLHRALEVVLQLRGQADGRQLNDIERGLAQSWRGVPTASGAVAVFER; the protein is encoded by the coding sequence ATGGAAGATAGAATCGCGGTTGTTGGTGCTGGTTCCACGAAGTTCAGACCGGACACGTCAGAACAGAACTGGAAGGAACTGATGTTTGAGGCTGCGTCCAAAGCATATCTGGACGCGGGGCTGAACCCGAGGAAGGACATAGACAGCTTCGTCACTTGCGCGGAGGATTACTGGGAAGGCTTCAGCATATACGACGAGTTCGTGCCCGACCAGCTCGGGGCGGCGATGAGGCCCACGTGCACCGTGTGCGGGGACGGCCTCCACGGGCTTGCGATAGCGTGCATGCAGATAATGTCGGGCATGGTGGACGTCGTGGCTGTTGAATCGCACAGCAAGATCTCGGACCTGAACACGTACAACGACGTGGTCCTCTTCGCGTTCGACCCCATATACAACAGGCCCCTTGCCGGGCATCCATACTACGTGGCGGGAATGGAGATGAACGCGTTCCTGAACGGCTCGGGCAACACGGAAGAGCAGTGCGCCGGGGTCGCCAGCAAGAACATGACGAATGCGTTGAAGAACCCGCTAGGTGCGTACGGCAAGAATGTCGGCGTGGGCGATGTGATGGGCTCCGAGCCCATGTTCAGCCCCGCGAAGAAGCTGGACATCGCCGAGCTCGTGGACGGTTCCATTGTCCTTGTCCTTGCGCGGGCGGAGAAGGCGAAGGACATCACTGACAATCCCGTCTGGATAACGGGCTTCGGATGGAACTCCGGCACGCCCTGGCTGGAAGGGAGAGCCTGGGGTCGGGCTTCCTATGCGGAAGAGGCCGCCAAGATGGCCTACAAGATGGCGGGCATCGCCGAGCCGAGGAGCGAGATCGGCTTCGCTGAGGTCGATGACAAGTTCTCGTACAAGGAGCTCATGCACCTCGAGGCGGTCGGTCTGGCGGGAAAAGGCCAGGCGGGAAATGACCTGGAGAACGGCAGGTTCCAGCCTGACGGGGACATTCCGATCAACGCCTCAGGAGGCTCGCTCGGATGCGGGAACCTGATCGAGGCTTCCGGACTGCACCGAGCTCTGGAGGTCGTCCTTCAGCTCAGAGGGCAGGCGGATGGAAGGCAGCTGAACGATATTGAGAGAGGGCTCGCCCAGTCCTGGAGAGGTGTGCCCACCGCCTCCGGGGCGGTAGCGGTATTCGAGAGGTGA
- a CDS encoding thiolase domain-containing protein codes for MRKVCVLGGGMTIFRRRLQETGKEMSYEATKMALEEAGLELKDVDSVVMGSAPDAFDGIHMKGENLLDGAGGAGKPYLRVFVGGGTAVFTPIAGWWHIASGMADVCLVVAEEKMSSVFPHPQSAFGHIWDPILDRPLKPNLVWIFAMEMNRYMTVHGIKKEDIARVAVKNKRNALDHPCAQLAANLTIDDVLNSEMMAWPVQRLDISPPSDGASAMILASEEVAKKLTDDLVYLDGAGWCIDSTMWTDRDLYFPEYVAGAAKMAYKMAKIENPRKEIDVAEPYDPFDYKELHHMEGLLLCDKGEAPILTREGVTERDGDLPVCPSGGLLGVGNPIAATMGIKACEIYWQLAGKAGKRQVPNDPQVGICQAWGDLMQYGSVLIMRRG; via the coding sequence ATGAGAAAAGTTTGCGTTCTCGGCGGCGGGATGACGATTTTCAGGAGAAGGCTTCAGGAAACGGGAAAGGAGATGAGCTATGAGGCCACCAAGATGGCCCTGGAAGAGGCGGGGCTGGAGCTGAAGGATGTGGACAGCGTTGTGATGGGCTCGGCGCCCGACGCGTTCGATGGCATACACATGAAGGGCGAGAACCTGCTCGACGGAGCTGGCGGGGCTGGGAAGCCCTACCTTAGGGTCTTCGTCGGCGGCGGTACTGCGGTCTTCACGCCCATTGCGGGCTGGTGGCACATCGCTTCCGGGATGGCGGACGTCTGCCTTGTTGTTGCAGAAGAGAAGATGTCGAGTGTCTTCCCGCACCCGCAGTCGGCGTTCGGACACATCTGGGACCCGATACTCGACCGCCCGCTAAAGCCCAACCTCGTGTGGATATTCGCCATGGAGATGAACAGGTACATGACCGTGCACGGCATCAAGAAGGAGGACATCGCCAGGGTCGCGGTCAAGAACAAGAGGAACGCGCTGGACCACCCGTGCGCGCAGCTGGCAGCAAACCTGACGATCGACGACGTGCTCAACTCGGAGATGATGGCGTGGCCCGTCCAGAGACTGGACATCAGCCCGCCGAGCGACGGCGCGTCCGCGATGATCCTCGCGTCGGAGGAGGTCGCGAAGAAGCTCACGGACGACCTGGTCTACCTCGACGGCGCGGGATGGTGCATCGACAGCACGATGTGGACGGACAGGGACCTCTACTTCCCGGAGTACGTGGCCGGAGCCGCCAAGATGGCGTACAAGATGGCGAAGATCGAGAACCCGCGAAAGGAGATCGACGTCGCCGAACCCTACGACCCGTTCGACTACAAGGAGCTGCACCACATGGAGGGTCTGCTCCTGTGCGACAAGGGAGAGGCCCCGATTCTTACGCGGGAGGGAGTCACGGAGCGTGACGGTGACCTTCCAGTGTGCCCGTCCGGCGGGCTTCTCGGCGTCGGAAACCCGATCGCCGCCACGATGGGGATCAAGGCTTGCGAGATATACTGGCAGCTCGCGGGGAAGGCGGGAAAGCGGCAGGTTCCGAATGACCCGCAGGTGGGCATCTGCCAGGCGTGGGGTGACCTGATGCAGTATGGCAGCGTGCTCATAATGAGGAGGGGGTGA
- a CDS encoding Zn-ribbon domain-containing OB-fold protein, translating into MTKPENPKGVELSSKQMKEGDVIVNKWDPRVKYAWATGEAISRFLEEMKNGKLIARKCDSCKRILFPPRMFCEECFKPTTEWVYIKDTGKIETYSISYLDKDARRITDPIFVGVVSIDGASEKMGIMHYFDETTKEEISIGMPVKAVWKPPEEREGAITDIKYFRPLKEGEE; encoded by the coding sequence GTGACGAAACCAGAGAACCCGAAAGGAGTGGAGCTTTCCTCGAAGCAGATGAAAGAGGGCGACGTGATAGTGAACAAGTGGGACCCCAGGGTCAAGTACGCCTGGGCGACGGGAGAGGCGATATCCAGATTCCTCGAGGAGATGAAGAACGGGAAGCTCATCGCGCGCAAGTGCGACTCGTGCAAGAGGATACTCTTCCCGCCGAGGATGTTCTGCGAGGAGTGCTTCAAGCCGACGACCGAGTGGGTGTACATCAAGGACACCGGCAAGATAGAGACGTACTCCATCTCGTACCTGGACAAGGACGCGAGGAGGATCACGGACCCGATCTTCGTGGGCGTGGTCTCGATAGACGGCGCGTCCGAGAAGATGGGCATAATGCACTACTTCGACGAGACGACGAAGGAGGAGATAAGCATCGGCATGCCCGTGAAGGCCGTCTGGAAGCCGCCCGAGGAGCGTGAGGGGGCGATCACGGACATCAAGTACTTCCGCCCGCTCAAGGAGGGAGAGGAATGA
- a CDS encoding Zn-ribbon domain-containing OB-fold protein, translating to MSFTHWHGDMEAQYIYTAGIAGERFFRELKDNGKLVGTRCPKCDITYVPPRMYCEKCFTELDEWKDVPLEGEVVAHTEVHVDIEDKKLAEPFVIGFVRIDGTQGGLVHYIKAAEVKNGMKVKAVLKADRVGSILDIEHFAP from the coding sequence ATGAGCTTCACGCACTGGCACGGGGACATGGAGGCGCAGTACATCTACACCGCTGGAATCGCTGGTGAGCGCTTCTTCCGCGAGCTCAAGGACAACGGCAAGCTCGTGGGGACGCGCTGTCCGAAGTGCGACATCACGTACGTGCCACCGCGGATGTACTGCGAGAAGTGCTTCACGGAGCTGGACGAGTGGAAGGACGTGCCCCTCGAGGGCGAGGTCGTTGCCCACACGGAGGTCCACGTGGACATCGAGGACAAGAAGCTCGCCGAGCCGTTCGTGATCGGCTTCGTTCGGATCGACGGCACGCAGGGGGGCCTGGTCCACTACATCAAGGCTGCCGAGGTCAAGAACGGGATGAAGGTGAAGGCCGTGCTGAAGGCCGACCGTGTCGGGTCCATCCTGGATATCGAGCACTTCGCGCCGTAG
- a CDS encoding manganese efflux pump MntP family protein codes for MDILTMVLIAIGLAMDSLAVSITSGLEMRELKISKALKIAVFFGSFQALMPVLGWLAGLSLTDLISGIDHWIAFALLSLIGCKMIYESIRLESREKVIDPMNVYLLLMLSIATSIDALAVGITFAFLEVSIVTPIIIIGVVTFLLSLLGVFVGNKVGHLFEKKIGIAGGLILIGIGIRILIEHLA; via the coding sequence ATGGACATACTGACAATGGTGCTGATCGCAATTGGACTGGCGATGGATTCCCTTGCCGTATCCATCACGAGCGGATTGGAAATGAGAGAACTGAAGATCAGCAAAGCCCTGAAGATCGCGGTATTCTTCGGATCGTTCCAAGCCCTAATGCCAGTATTAGGATGGCTGGCAGGACTCAGCTTGACGGATCTCATTTCTGGCATTGACCATTGGATAGCCTTTGCTCTTCTGAGTTTGATAGGCTGCAAGATGATATATGAGTCCATCAGACTCGAATCAAGAGAGAAGGTGATCGACCCCATGAATGTCTATCTTCTGCTGATGTTATCCATCGCCACGAGTATCGATGCTTTGGCCGTTGGCATAACTTTCGCTTTCCTGGAGGTTTCGATCGTGACCCCAATCATAATCATCGGAGTCGTGACATTTCTGCTGTCCTTACTGGGCGTTTTTGTGGGTAATAAGGTTGGTCATCTGTTTGAGAAGAAGATCGGGATCGCGGGAGGCCTCATTCTGATCGGTATTGGAATAAGAATACTGATTGAGCATTTGGCTTGA